The following is a genomic window from Synergistaceae bacterium.
ACACTTGCAAGAAAGGAGGAATTTTCATGAGAAGAATAGTTTATGCTGTGATAATGCTGGTACTTTCCTCGTCAGGAATCTTTGCCGCTGAAAGGTTCGTCGAGTTCCCGACACTAGGTGTCTGCACCGGCGACTACGTCCGTTATCGTGCGAGACCCGACACCAACGCTGACATCTGGGGTCGCCTTCACACCGGCGAAAAGGTTATCGTCGAAAGCCAGACACGCGTCAACGGAGAAGTGTGGTACGAGATATTCCCTAAGGACATTCAGGAGTCAGCCTTCGTGTTCGGGAAATATCTCACGCCCTGTTACGGCGAGGAAGTCCAGAAATCACCAGTCGGCAAGCTCATTCTTGAGGTGCTGCAGACCTACTGTCCATACAGGGACTATGATTACTGGGGCGAGTATGACGGCGAGTTTGAGTACCCCGAGATCAAGAGAAGCTACGACCGTCGCGGCTGGCTGGTGAAGGTTGAGGCATGGCAGCCCAACAAAGATTTCGGCTTCGGTGAGCTTCGCATCGGCGACAGCACAAGCAAGCTCACGCGTGTTCTCGGAGAACCAGACAACAAGTCCGCATCAGCATGGACGTACGAAGCAGGAGAGTATGCCGCCTTTACGTTCAGGATAAGGGACGGGAAGATTGTCCGCATGATCTATGAAGAGTGGAGAGAGTAGAGAGCTAGTGTGCGATAATAAGCAAAATTTTTGTTGGAGGAATTAATACATCTTGGATTTCAGCAATTACGGCCTCAGAAAAGAGCTCCTCTCTGCTCTCAATGAACGCGGATTCACTTCGCCTATGGAGGTTCAGGATCGCGTACTCTCTGAGGACTGGAACAGTGATTTGATTGTCCGTGCAAAAACAGGCTCGGGCAAAACATTAGCCTTCCTTCTTCCGCTCTTTCAGGAACTCGCGATAGGTGAACGCACGCCCCGCATTCTCGTCCTTGCTCCGACGCGCGAACTCGCACAGCAGACAGCGAACGAAGCCGAATTTCTCGGCCGTTTCCTCAGAATCTCCTGCGCATCACTTGTCGGCGGAATGGACATAGTCAGCCAGCTTAAGGCTCTGAAGCACGGTGCGGCAATAATCGCCGGAACTCCCGGGCGCGTGAGAGACCACATTCAGCGCGGCTCGCTGAAGACTGACGGAATAGCGTCGGTTGTCCTCGACGAAGGAGACCTGATGCTCGACATGGGATTCCGCGAGGAGCTGGAGGCAATACTTGACGCGATACCCGAAGGCAGGCGGTGGCTGTTTTCCGCGACAATGCCCGATGATGTCAAGGCACTCGCACAGAAATACCTTCACGA
Proteins encoded in this region:
- a CDS encoding SH3 domain-containing protein, whose amino-acid sequence is MRRIVYAVIMLVLSSSGIFAAERFVEFPTLGVCTGDYVRYRARPDTNADIWGRLHTGEKVIVESQTRVNGEVWYEIFPKDIQESAFVFGKYLTPCYGEEVQKSPVGKLILEVLQTYCPYRDYDYWGEYDGEFEYPEIKRSYDRRGWLVKVEAWQPNKDFGFGELRIGDSTSKLTRVLGEPDNKSASAWTYEAGEYAAFTFRIRDGKIVRMIYEEWRE